A stretch of DNA from Vicinamibacteria bacterium:
GCAGGATGGTTTACTTCGGCCACGCCACCGAGCACTTCGCCCACGTGATCCAGATCGAGGGGATGTCGGCACAGGGTTACGACGACGCCCAGGTCACCTACGTCGGCATGGGCGCGGACATCATCGACGACATCTCGGTCAAGACCGGCGGCGTCACCGCCGACGAGCCTCTCGGCACCGGAATCGTCATGAACGTCGTCACCAAGAGCGGCGGCAACAACTTCTCCGGCTCGGCCGGGATGGCCCTCCAGTTCTTACCCGAGCCAGGGCAGGACTCCAACTTCTGGAACGCGAACAATGCCCCCGAGTTTGAGGGCTCCGTGGGAACGCCAACTCAGTCGGAGGTCAAGCAGTTCGACGGCTCGTTCGGCGGTCCGATCATGCAGGACAAGGCCTGGTTCTTCTTTTCCTACCGCCGCGCGGATCTCGCCTCCGCGATCAGCCGGACGGGCTTCGACGTCGAGCGCCTCAACCTCTACTCGGGCATCCCGCTCGGCGGCTCGGCCGACACGCCCGCACGTGGGTCGGTTCCCACCTTCTCGCCGTTTCCCAATACGAGCAAGAGCCATCAGCCCTACCTCAAGATCACGAGCTCGTTGAGCCCGAACCACGAGCTCAGCGCCTACTACCAGAGAGATTCGCTCGACAACTCGAGCGACCGCGAGTTCAACTGGGCTCCCTACCTCACGGTCAAGACGGGCGGTCAACTTTACGGAGCCAAGCTGACGTCGGTCTTCGGCACCAACACCACGGGACAATTCACTTTCAGCTACAACGACAAATCGGGGGAATCGCTTCGCGACAGCCAGGCCAACGTCGGCGACATCGGTCTCGAGATCGAGATCCACGAGGCGTTCACGCGCTCCGGTGGCGAGCTCCAGGGGAACGGGCGCCAGGTGGCGGGCGGCATTCCGCAAACGAGCGAGGATCCTTCGTCCATCCTCCTCATTCGAGGCGACATCACGAATTACAAAGAAGGCTGGGGCGGCAACCACGAGTTCAAGACGGGTCTCTTCATGGCCCCGAGAAACCGGCGGAACCTCATCACCTCCTACAATGCCAACGCCGACGGCTGGTACGAGGAGCTCCACGTGCCCATCGATCCGAACAACCTGTCGCTCGGCACCCGTCCGTTCCAGCGCACGCGCCGTGATGTAAGCTCTGCCGAAACGAGCAACGCCCAGGATCGCGACATCGGCGTCTATTTCACTGATTCCTGGAAACCGACCCAGCGGCTGACGTTGAATCTCGGCGTGCGGCTCGACTTCGTGAGGCGCTACGACGCCATCGACAATTTCGAGCGCATGAACTCAACCGTCTTCGGGCCGAGGGTCGGCTTCTCCTACATGGTCACGGAAGACGCTCGCAACGTTCTCCGTGGAAGCTGGGGACGGGTTCACGAGCAAGTGAACGGCCGCGACAACATCACGAGCTACGCGGGATCCGGCGGCGGCCGCACCACGCTCATCGAGCAGTGGGACGAGGACGGCGACGGCATCTTCGAGCTCGAGACGATCACGCTCCCATCCGGTGCATCGATCGATCCCGCTATCGACTTCGATCCCAATCTGACCCAGCCGTACGTCGACGAGGCCATCCTCGGTTATCGGACCCAACTGCCCGGCCAGCTCGCCATCGACACGGCGTTCGTGAACCGCCGCTACACGAAGACTTACGCGTTGACTGACATCAATGGGATGTATCCCAGCGGCCCGGGTCAGCCCTTCATCGGTTTCGGAAACATCGACCCCAACCGCGGCGTCATCAACCAGGAGACGAACAACACCTGGTCGAAGCTTGTCTACAGCGCGATCGAGGTCACCGCCACGAAGCAGATGCGGAACTTCAACTTCATGGCGGGATTCAACCGGCAGTGGCAGCACTTTTCGGGAACTTGGAATCCCTCGGACCCCGCACGTTTCATCCAGCCTAACCACTTCGATTCCAACAAGGCGCTCTACATGCCGCGCGGCAACAACGAGCACAACACGCTCTCGAACTCGAACAACCTCTCCTACAATCCCACGTGGCGACAATACTCGATCCGCTTGGGCGCGACCTGGCGCGCCCCCGGCGACATCACCATTGCCGGCAGCTTCACCTCGAACGCCGGTCCGTGGAGCGGTGCTCTCATCGACAACCCGGGAGCCGACCCCATCTACGGCCCGAGCCGTATCCCGCTGGCTGATGGAAGAACCCAATCGAACCCTCTGGCCACCGTCTATCGTCTCGTGGGCGAGGATCGCGGGAGCGGCTGCGAGCTGACCACGCTGCCCGACAACGGTGTCTCCTGCGATGGCCAGGCGCGGGCGCCGGCCATCAACACGCTTGGCGTGAAGATCGGCAAGATCTTCCGCTTCGGTACCACGCAGGAGGTCGAGGTGGCGGGGAACATCTTCAACCTCTTGAACTCGAGCGACCATCACCAGTTCACCTACAGCGCGGCCAACCGGGTATTCAGCAACAACTACGCGCAGCTCAGAAGCCTGCAATCGGCTCGAGGGTTCCAGCTCACGCTCCTGTTCCGCTTCTAGAACTCGAGCTCTTTGGAAACTCATCGCCGCCGCGCTTCGGCGCGGCGGCTTTTTTTTGGA
This window harbors:
- a CDS encoding TonB-dependent receptor, translated to MRKAILIGLVLLLGTSGIVFAQTGSASLRGYVRDESGAVLPGVTVTAESPAIMAPRVAVSDGTGYYRIINLPPGTYSITASLSGFTTYRQEGIVLRADANFSVDVRLSISGVEETVTVTAETPMLEVASPSNILNVDGAFQREMPIQARRNWSDFLELTPGVNARPFDDGSGRMVYFGHATEHFAHVIQIEGMSAQGYDDAQVTYVGMGADIIDDISVKTGGVTADEPLGTGIVMNVVTKSGGNNFSGSAGMALQFLPEPGQDSNFWNANNAPEFEGSVGTPTQSEVKQFDGSFGGPIMQDKAWFFFSYRRADLASAISRTGFDVERLNLYSGIPLGGSADTPARGSVPTFSPFPNTSKSHQPYLKITSSLSPNHELSAYYQRDSLDNSSDREFNWAPYLTVKTGGQLYGAKLTSVFGTNTTGQFTFSYNDKSGESLRDSQANVGDIGLEIEIHEAFTRSGGELQGNGRQVAGGIPQTSEDPSSILLIRGDITNYKEGWGGNHEFKTGLFMAPRNRRNLITSYNANADGWYEELHVPIDPNNLSLGTRPFQRTRRDVSSAETSNAQDRDIGVYFTDSWKPTQRLTLNLGVRLDFVRRYDAIDNFERMNSTVFGPRVGFSYMVTEDARNVLRGSWGRVHEQVNGRDNITSYAGSGGGRTTLIEQWDEDGDGIFELETITLPSGASIDPAIDFDPNLTQPYVDEAILGYRTQLPGQLAIDTAFVNRRYTKTYALTDINGMYPSGPGQPFIGFGNIDPNRGVINQETNNTWSKLVYSAIEVTATKQMRNFNFMAGFNRQWQHFSGTWNPSDPARFIQPNHFDSNKALYMPRGNNEHNTLSNSNNLSYNPTWRQYSIRLGATWRAPGDITIAGSFTSNAGPWSGALIDNPGADPIYGPSRIPLADGRTQSNPLATVYRLVGEDRGSGCELTTLPDNGVSCDGQARAPAINTLGVKIGKIFRFGTTQEVEVAGNIFNLLNSSDHHQFTYSAANRVFSNNYAQLRSLQSARGFQLTLLFRF